The following are from one region of the Edwardsiella tarda ATCC 15947 = NBRC 105688 genome:
- the greB gene encoding transcription elongation factor GreB codes for MKTPLITREGYDKLKQELDYLWREERPEVTKKVTWAASLGDRSENADYQYNKKRLREIDRRVRYLRKCMSMLKIVDYSPQQDGKVFFGAWVEVENDDGVIKRFRIVGYDEIFGRNDYISIDSPMARALLKKEVGDAATVITPSGEALWYINAIDYTQP; via the coding sequence ATGAAAACCCCGCTGATTACCCGAGAAGGTTACGACAAACTCAAACAGGAGCTGGATTACCTGTGGCGCGAAGAGCGCCCGGAGGTCACCAAGAAAGTGACCTGGGCCGCCAGCCTCGGCGATCGCAGTGAGAACGCCGACTATCAATACAACAAGAAACGTCTACGCGAAATCGATCGCCGGGTACGCTACCTACGCAAATGCATGTCGATGCTGAAAATCGTCGACTATTCGCCCCAACAGGATGGCAAGGTCTTCTTCGGCGCCTGGGTCGAGGTTGAGAACGATGATGGGGTGATCAAGCGTTTCCGCATCGTGGGCTATGATGAAATCTTCGGCCGCAACGACTACATCTCTATCGACTCGCCGATGGCGCGAGCACTATTAAAGAAAGAGGTCGGCGACGCGGCGACCGTTATCACACCATCCGGTGAAGCGCTGTGGTACATCAACGCCATCGACTATACCCAGCCCTAG